Sequence from the Bacteroidales bacterium genome:
TCTTTTTTATTAACTGTTGCACTTTACTTAAACTTGCAGAGATAAAATAATGAATCGTAGAAAATTTTCAAAAAATATGCTGTTATCAGGTCTTGCATTACCTGCCTTGAATTTGCTAACAAATGCTGCTGAACCCGTGCTAAGTTATGCTAATCCTGAAGTCCTTGTAGATACACAATGGGTCACTGAGCACCTCACTACACTCAAAGTCTGTATTGTCGAAGCAGGTTATGACCTGAGTGACTACAATTCCGGGCATATCCCTGGTGCAGTGGGATGGGCTTGGAGTACTGACTTCCAACACCCTATCCGCAAGGATTTACCAGACAAGGAGGGAATAGAGGAGTTGCTGGTCCGCTCGGGAATCAAAAAAGATACGACCATCATTGTTTATGGCGCCCGTCGTCACGGATACGCGACATTTGCTTTATGGCTATTGAAAATCTATGGTCATAACGATGTGCGTGTTATGAATGGAAATCGTGAGAAGTGGATTGCTGAAGGTCGTCCACTGACGACAAAAATACCAACTGTCACACGGTCTGTCTACA
This genomic interval carries:
- a CDS encoding sulfurtransferase, with the protein product MNRRKFSKNMLLSGLALPALNLLTNAAEPVLSYANPEVLVDTQWVTEHLTTLKVCIVEAGYDLSDYNSGHIPGAVGWAWSTDFQHPIRKDLPDKEGIEELLVRSGIKKDTTIIVYGARRHGYATFALWLLKIYGHNDVRVMNGNREKWIAEGRPLTTKIPTVTRSVYIATEPDWSIRALRDWVLNSIGKPERMLVDVRTPEEYHGQLWDGWKYQAEASQRGGHIPGAVNIPWDMTLKEDGTFKSVEELQALYTSNGVTSDKEVISYCIVGGRSNHTWFVLTYLLGYSKVRLYDGSWAEWSTLIGVPIEK